One stretch of Eupeodes corollae chromosome 2, idEupCoro1.1, whole genome shotgun sequence DNA includes these proteins:
- the LOC129944370 gene encoding uncharacterized protein LOC129944370 isoform X1, translating into MFSASLSVSMQKELNSSNSCKRRQSEPPLSGVINDQLPRDESYVKALSKFNEWRRRQHIGGSVRLTRKQSTKLIERRGQSEQFFEKRYSCLNDSKVAIQSSKNIKPLENGLYEEIQVNKRQYDKHLNRTSPRRNLYEKTASTNRSFPVTDLIKTKRRKSTSSNKSNDTQIYENVIIDIIDQFDQSPDILEISQRYLSPPVKFFKENSNPFANVQTPIKEHHYPQDIEQSNTQNDEENDQIWAYESPRNLQSLEALRANFKPFEENESRVRKSISSDYRSNRNPPYQTVINRNGEEVEYALPFNEKLDEEVQVRQFENDSKIAALNNTSSYQQYIEDNFQFLNENDRLGLSRVSVSFSNNHFQNRSVLVTDLDGTCAGTKAACDQNNTKERNTIEELEAIQVWSRNISQNIERNIIKNKSADMQFGEIIVCNTNEVSEKSPRQVFETFNGTLHSGTFHCVPVTQFKPKLNAFSESNFQLNYEVLRKIRHPDIVLLMGITVDNKCALDSLILEPLDYSLHHFIHQELGSIPMSICLLYTLQINSAVTYLHKHGLIHSNISTHSVVMCHLSKAVKLTSFELTTTTNEDLRNELMEVFQNEKYENELPTNINQLPSKLRPYNLEYRKMFSKHNHQAPELLSNRIGFVFPTIQSDVYGICLMLWEMINCSIPFAYFDYDEMAKLIYLQNAQLPMLKENRQKPFDEVLKIGLNMLAEKRFADTIELKEALSTVLIESSDDKIDSSIEGEKIISKKQPLDGMSSLLYNKGFGPLISERTSTIKKRKQLFKEDRLSAKQLFVYSQINKSHDPSDGLISSHTSSPDSSQYGFDIGEVSIPETPIARSNKLRKTAWLSNQSISPIVHLEIKSKDDDAAINQIEIVEKNTYNALKSEEDTPSNKLYNVNIRIRPNSKKLRTPTSNNNKEEEEDEISQPPIENNSLDQAHKNISQISDYIRFFNLASKQISQPIVHSPTKTQSPVENLVNYNTASSKPTQTTEKMLNQQPEPVPMDQNSLNEFFSRSHTTSDFENSLWRREKQKCDQSVRSQRRISVKDAVNKFESFSKSIISESNSPKPKRTTSNSVSSSTDEKKKVNSIFQSSKNDDNGEQNISKINIVLQNKSESMKASEEKLEAQITKTKEVECDASAPHPPEQPNQSPMLTLNFKKLDRRASDLGSYVIRQNPTTKALTARHSIYGSEIFKRLRKPKASTGNENEDVGEKIASKALMNTNIFNDKNKDFKIKVGKLTCMNCGHKLFVVDDVVHSNNEDDLNETFSELLLTPLKRNFGLQQVSKSTEDFYIDDDFCEDFELCANMELGTQTHLSDFDFDIFSAEIFNASEEKTNHIA; encoded by the exons atgttttcgGCATCGCTTTCGGTTTCTATGCAGAA aGAACTAAACTCATCAAATTCCTGCAAAAGACGCCAAAGTGAACCACCACTTTCTGGGGTAATTAACGATCAGCTGCCACGAGACGAATCATACGTTAAGGCTTTGTCAAAATTCAATGAATGGCGTAGAAGACAACACATCGGAGGATCAGTTCGTTTGACTCGTAAACAGAGTACAAAACTAATTGAACGTAGAGGTCAAAGCGAGCAGTTCTTTGAAAAACGATATTCATGTTTAAATGATTCTAAAGTTGCTATTCAGtcttcgaaaaatataaaacctctTGAAAACGGGCTATATGAAGAAATTCAAGTAAATAAACGTCAATATGATAAACACTTGAATAGAACTTCTCCAAGAAGAAatctttatgaaaaaactgccTCAACAAATCGTTCATTTCCAGTAACTGAcctaatcaaaacaaaaagacgTAAAAGTACATCATCCAATAAATCAAACGATACACAAATCTACGAGAACGTTATAATTGATATAATTGATCAATTCGATCAAAGTCCAGATATATTGGAGATAAGTCAAAGATATCTCAGTCCTccagttaaatttttcaaagaaaactcaAATCCTTTTGCGAATGTTCAAACACCAATAAAAGAACATCATTATCCTCAGGATATTGAACAGTCTAATACACAAAACGACGAGGAAAACGACCAGATTTGGGCTTATGAAAGTCCAAGGAATCTACAAAGCCTTGAAGCTCTAAGAGCTAACTTCAAACCATTTGAAGAGAATGAATCGAGAGtgcgaaaatcaatttcaagtGATTATAGATCAAATAGAAATCCACCCTACCAAACTGTTATAAACAGAAACGGCGAAGAAGTGGAATACGCTCTGCCATTTAATGAAAAGCTAGACGAAGAAGTTCAAGTTAGACAATTTGAAAACGACTCAAAAATTGCAGCACTTAATAATACCTCCAGCTATCAGCAGTATATTGAGGATAATTTTCAGTTCCTTAACGAGAATGATCGACTCGGATTGTCTCGTGTGTCAGTGTCGTTTAGTAATAACCACTTTCAGAATAGAAGTGTTCTTGTAACGGATTTAGATGGTACATGTG CAGGAACAAAAGCAGCTTGTGATCAAAATAACACAAAAGAACGAAATACAATTGAAGAATTGGAGGCTATACAGGTCTGGAGTCGTAACATAAGCCAAAATATTGAGAGAAATATTATCAAGAACAAATCAGCCGACATG CAATTTGGGGAGATAATAGTTTGCAACACAAATGAAGTCTCTGAAAAGAGTCCCCGCCAAGTGTTTGAGACCTTTAACGGTACTCTTCATTCAGGCACATTTCACTGCGTTCCTGTTACACAATTCAAACCAAAGCTTAATGCATTTTCTGAAAGCAATTTTCAATTGAACTATGAAGTATTGCG GAAAATACGACACCCGGATATAGTTTTATTGATGGGCATAACAGTCGATAACAAGTGTGCATTGGATTCCCTAATATTGGAGCCATTAGATTACTCCTTACATCATTTCATTCATCAGGAG TTAGGATCTATTCCGATGTCTATTTGTCTGCTTTATACTCTACAAATAAATAGTGCGGTTACTTATTTGCACAAGCACGGATTGATTCATTCGAATATTTCCACACACAGTGTTGTTATGTGCCACTTATCTAAGGCAGTTAAACTTACGTCGTTTGAATTAACGACAACAACAAATGAAGATCTTAGAAATGAACTCATGGaagtatttcaaaatgaaaaatatg AAAACGAACTTCCTACAAACATTAACCAACTCCCATCCAAATTACGTCCTTATAACTTAGAATACAGGAAAATGTTCTCGAAACATAACCACCAAGCACCCGAACTACTTTCCAATCGTATTGGATTCGTATTCCCAACCATTCAAAGTGATGTATACGGCATTTGCTTGATGCTCTGGGAAATGATAAATTGTTCTATTCCCTTCGCTTATTTTGATTATGATGAAATGGCTAAGTTAATTTACTTACAAAATGCCCAATTGCCTATGCTAAAAGAAAATCGACAAAAGCCATTCGATGAAGTACTTAAGATAGGCTTGAATATGTTGGCTGAGAAAAGATTTGCCGACACGATCGAACTCAAAGAAGCCTTAAGCACAGTATTGATTGAATCATCGGATGATAAAATAGATTCCTCAATTGAAggggaaaaaattatttcaaaaaaacaaccttTAGATGGTATGTCAAGCTTGTTGTATAACAAAGGTTTTGGTCCGCTGATTAGTGAACGCACAAGCactataaaaaaacgaaaacaactcTTCAAAGAGGATCGCTTATCtgcaaaacaattatttgtttattcgcAAATCAATAAATCACACGATCCATCTGATGGTTTGATTTCTTCGCATACATCTTCCCCGGATAGTTCTCAATATGGTTTCGATATTGGAGAGGTTTCTATCCCCGAAACACCCATCGCTCGAAGTAATAAGCTTCGAAAAACTGCATGGTTATCTAATCAGTCGATTTCGCCAATTGTCCATTTGGAAATTAAGTCAAAAGATGACGATGCAGCAATAAATCAGATTGaaattgtagaaaaaaatacatacaatgcACTGAAATCTGAAGAAGACACGCCATCGAATAAGCTCTACAATGTTAACATTCGCATTCGACCCAATTCGAAAAAGCTCAGAACTCCAACAAGCAATAACAACAAGGAAGAGGAGGAGGATGAAATTTCACAGCCTCCCATTGAAAATAATTCCCTGGACCAGGCGCACAAGAACATATCCCAAATATCCGACTACATTAGATTCTTTAATCTAGCTTCGAAACAAATCTCTCAACCAATAGTTCACTCTCCAACAAAAACTCAATCACCAGTGGAAAATCTAGTTAACTATAACACAGCTTCTTCGAAACCAACTCAGACGacagaaaaaatgttaaaccaaCAACCCGAGCCAGTGCCTATGGATCAGAATAGTTTAAATGAGTTCTTCTCGCGAAGTCATACAACATCAGATTTCGAAAACTCGCTGTGGCGtcgagaaaaacaaaaatgtgaccAATCTGTCAGGAGCCAAAGGCGTATATCAGTCAAAGATGCTGTAAATAAattcgaatcattttcaaaatccaTAATTAGTGAATCGAATTCACCAAAACCAAAGAGGACCACCAGTAATTCGGTTAGTTCAAGTACTGATGAGAAAAAgaaagtcaattcgattttccaaaGCTCAAAAAATGATGATAATggtgaacaaaatatttcaaaaataaatattgttctaCAAAATAAAAGCGAAAGTATGAAAGCGAGTGAGGAAAAACTTGAAGCTCAAATAACGAAGACCAAAGAAGTGGAATGTGACGCATCCGCACCGCACCCACCTGAGCAACCAAATCAAAGCCCAATGTTAACTTTGAACTTCAAAAAGTTGGACAGGCGAGCATCCGATCTTGGTAGTTATGTTATTCGCCAAAATCCAACAACTAAAGCGCTCACCGCTAGACATTCGATATATGGATCGGAGATATTTAAGCGTCTACGAAAACCGAAGGCATCAACCGGGAATGAAAATGAAGATGTTGGAGAGAAAATAGCTAGCAAGGCTCTTATGAACACGAACATCTTCAACGACAAGAACAAAGACTTTAAGATCAAAGTCGGTAAATTGACCTGTATGAATTGTGGTCATAAGTTATTTGTTGTCGATGATGTTG tTCATTCGAATAATGAAGACGATCTTAATGAAACTTTCTCAGAATTGTTGTTAACACCTTTGAAACGGAATTTTGGATTACAG CAGGTATCTAAATCAACTGAAGACTTTTACATTGATGACGATTTCTGTGAGGATTTTGAGCTATGCGCAAATATGGAACTTGGCACACAAACTCACCTCTCTGACTTCGATTTCGATATCTTCTCTGCGGAAATTTTCAATGCATCAGAAGAAAAAACCAACCACATAGCGTAG
- the LOC129944370 gene encoding uncharacterized protein LOC129944370 isoform X4 yields MGLIKWIKRELNSSNSCKRRQSEPPLSGVINDQLPRDESYVKALSKFNEWRRRQHIGGSVRLTRKQSTKLIERRGQSEQFFEKRYSCLNDSKVAIQSSKNIKPLENGLYEEIQVNKRQYDKHLNRTSPRRNLYEKTASTNRSFPVTDLIKTKRRKSTSSNKSNDTQIYENVIIDIIDQFDQSPDILEISQRYLSPPVKFFKENSNPFANVQTPIKEHHYPQDIEQSNTQNDEENDQIWAYESPRNLQSLEALRANFKPFEENESRVRKSISSDYRSNRNPPYQTVINRNGEEVEYALPFNEKLDEEVQVRQFENDSKIAALNNTSSYQQYIEDNFQFLNENDRLGLSRVSVSFSNNHFQNRSVLVTDLDGTCAGTKAACDQNNTKERNTIEELEAIQVWSRNISQNIERNIIKNKSADMQFGEIIVCNTNEVSEKSPRQVFETFNGTLHSGTFHCVPVTQFKPKLNAFSESNFQLNYEVLRKIRHPDIVLLMGITVDNKCALDSLILEPLDYSLHHFIHQELGSIPMSICLLYTLQINSAVTYLHKHGLIHSNISTHSVVMCHLSKAVKLTSFELTTTTNEDLRNELMEVFQNEKYENELPTNINQLPSKLRPYNLEYRKMFSKHNHQAPELLSNRIGFVFPTIQSDVYGICLMLWEMINCSIPFAYFDYDEMAKLIYLQNAQLPMLKENRQKPFDEVLKIGLNMLAEKRFADTIELKEALSTVLIESSDDKIDSSIEGEKIISKKQPLDGMSSLLYNKGFGPLISERTSTIKKRKQLFKEDRLSAKQLFVYSQINKSHDPSDGLISSHTSSPDSSQYGFDIGEVSIPETPIARSNKLRKTAWLSNQSISPIVHLEIKSKDDDAAINQIEIVEKNTYNALKSEEDTPSNKLYNVNIRIRPNSKKLRTPTSNNNKEEEEDEISQPPIENNSLDQAHKNISQISDYIRFFNLASKQISQPIVHSPTKTQSPVENLVNYNTASSKPTQTTEKMLNQQPEPVPMDQNSLNEFFSRSHTTSDFENSLWRREKQKCDQSVRSQRRISVKDAVNKFESFSKSIISESNSPKPKRTTSNSVSSSTDEKKKVNSIFQSSKNDDNGEQNISKINIVLQNKSESMKASEEKLEAQITKTKEVECDASAPHPPEQPNQSPMLTLNFKKLDRRASDLGSYVIRQNPTTKALTARHSIYGSEIFKRLRKPKASTGNENEDVGEKIASKALMNTNIFNDKNKDFKIKVGKLTCMNCGHKLFVVDDVVHSNNEDDLNETFSELLLTPLKRNFGLQQVSKSTEDFYIDDDFCEDFELCANMELGTQTHLSDFDFDIFSAEIFNASEEKTNHIA; encoded by the exons atgggCCTAATAAAATGGATTAAACG aGAACTAAACTCATCAAATTCCTGCAAAAGACGCCAAAGTGAACCACCACTTTCTGGGGTAATTAACGATCAGCTGCCACGAGACGAATCATACGTTAAGGCTTTGTCAAAATTCAATGAATGGCGTAGAAGACAACACATCGGAGGATCAGTTCGTTTGACTCGTAAACAGAGTACAAAACTAATTGAACGTAGAGGTCAAAGCGAGCAGTTCTTTGAAAAACGATATTCATGTTTAAATGATTCTAAAGTTGCTATTCAGtcttcgaaaaatataaaacctctTGAAAACGGGCTATATGAAGAAATTCAAGTAAATAAACGTCAATATGATAAACACTTGAATAGAACTTCTCCAAGAAGAAatctttatgaaaaaactgccTCAACAAATCGTTCATTTCCAGTAACTGAcctaatcaaaacaaaaagacgTAAAAGTACATCATCCAATAAATCAAACGATACACAAATCTACGAGAACGTTATAATTGATATAATTGATCAATTCGATCAAAGTCCAGATATATTGGAGATAAGTCAAAGATATCTCAGTCCTccagttaaatttttcaaagaaaactcaAATCCTTTTGCGAATGTTCAAACACCAATAAAAGAACATCATTATCCTCAGGATATTGAACAGTCTAATACACAAAACGACGAGGAAAACGACCAGATTTGGGCTTATGAAAGTCCAAGGAATCTACAAAGCCTTGAAGCTCTAAGAGCTAACTTCAAACCATTTGAAGAGAATGAATCGAGAGtgcgaaaatcaatttcaagtGATTATAGATCAAATAGAAATCCACCCTACCAAACTGTTATAAACAGAAACGGCGAAGAAGTGGAATACGCTCTGCCATTTAATGAAAAGCTAGACGAAGAAGTTCAAGTTAGACAATTTGAAAACGACTCAAAAATTGCAGCACTTAATAATACCTCCAGCTATCAGCAGTATATTGAGGATAATTTTCAGTTCCTTAACGAGAATGATCGACTCGGATTGTCTCGTGTGTCAGTGTCGTTTAGTAATAACCACTTTCAGAATAGAAGTGTTCTTGTAACGGATTTAGATGGTACATGTG CAGGAACAAAAGCAGCTTGTGATCAAAATAACACAAAAGAACGAAATACAATTGAAGAATTGGAGGCTATACAGGTCTGGAGTCGTAACATAAGCCAAAATATTGAGAGAAATATTATCAAGAACAAATCAGCCGACATG CAATTTGGGGAGATAATAGTTTGCAACACAAATGAAGTCTCTGAAAAGAGTCCCCGCCAAGTGTTTGAGACCTTTAACGGTACTCTTCATTCAGGCACATTTCACTGCGTTCCTGTTACACAATTCAAACCAAAGCTTAATGCATTTTCTGAAAGCAATTTTCAATTGAACTATGAAGTATTGCG GAAAATACGACACCCGGATATAGTTTTATTGATGGGCATAACAGTCGATAACAAGTGTGCATTGGATTCCCTAATATTGGAGCCATTAGATTACTCCTTACATCATTTCATTCATCAGGAG TTAGGATCTATTCCGATGTCTATTTGTCTGCTTTATACTCTACAAATAAATAGTGCGGTTACTTATTTGCACAAGCACGGATTGATTCATTCGAATATTTCCACACACAGTGTTGTTATGTGCCACTTATCTAAGGCAGTTAAACTTACGTCGTTTGAATTAACGACAACAACAAATGAAGATCTTAGAAATGAACTCATGGaagtatttcaaaatgaaaaatatg AAAACGAACTTCCTACAAACATTAACCAACTCCCATCCAAATTACGTCCTTATAACTTAGAATACAGGAAAATGTTCTCGAAACATAACCACCAAGCACCCGAACTACTTTCCAATCGTATTGGATTCGTATTCCCAACCATTCAAAGTGATGTATACGGCATTTGCTTGATGCTCTGGGAAATGATAAATTGTTCTATTCCCTTCGCTTATTTTGATTATGATGAAATGGCTAAGTTAATTTACTTACAAAATGCCCAATTGCCTATGCTAAAAGAAAATCGACAAAAGCCATTCGATGAAGTACTTAAGATAGGCTTGAATATGTTGGCTGAGAAAAGATTTGCCGACACGATCGAACTCAAAGAAGCCTTAAGCACAGTATTGATTGAATCATCGGATGATAAAATAGATTCCTCAATTGAAggggaaaaaattatttcaaaaaaacaaccttTAGATGGTATGTCAAGCTTGTTGTATAACAAAGGTTTTGGTCCGCTGATTAGTGAACGCACAAGCactataaaaaaacgaaaacaactcTTCAAAGAGGATCGCTTATCtgcaaaacaattatttgtttattcgcAAATCAATAAATCACACGATCCATCTGATGGTTTGATTTCTTCGCATACATCTTCCCCGGATAGTTCTCAATATGGTTTCGATATTGGAGAGGTTTCTATCCCCGAAACACCCATCGCTCGAAGTAATAAGCTTCGAAAAACTGCATGGTTATCTAATCAGTCGATTTCGCCAATTGTCCATTTGGAAATTAAGTCAAAAGATGACGATGCAGCAATAAATCAGATTGaaattgtagaaaaaaatacatacaatgcACTGAAATCTGAAGAAGACACGCCATCGAATAAGCTCTACAATGTTAACATTCGCATTCGACCCAATTCGAAAAAGCTCAGAACTCCAACAAGCAATAACAACAAGGAAGAGGAGGAGGATGAAATTTCACAGCCTCCCATTGAAAATAATTCCCTGGACCAGGCGCACAAGAACATATCCCAAATATCCGACTACATTAGATTCTTTAATCTAGCTTCGAAACAAATCTCTCAACCAATAGTTCACTCTCCAACAAAAACTCAATCACCAGTGGAAAATCTAGTTAACTATAACACAGCTTCTTCGAAACCAACTCAGACGacagaaaaaatgttaaaccaaCAACCCGAGCCAGTGCCTATGGATCAGAATAGTTTAAATGAGTTCTTCTCGCGAAGTCATACAACATCAGATTTCGAAAACTCGCTGTGGCGtcgagaaaaacaaaaatgtgaccAATCTGTCAGGAGCCAAAGGCGTATATCAGTCAAAGATGCTGTAAATAAattcgaatcattttcaaaatccaTAATTAGTGAATCGAATTCACCAAAACCAAAGAGGACCACCAGTAATTCGGTTAGTTCAAGTACTGATGAGAAAAAgaaagtcaattcgattttccaaaGCTCAAAAAATGATGATAATggtgaacaaaatatttcaaaaataaatattgttctaCAAAATAAAAGCGAAAGTATGAAAGCGAGTGAGGAAAAACTTGAAGCTCAAATAACGAAGACCAAAGAAGTGGAATGTGACGCATCCGCACCGCACCCACCTGAGCAACCAAATCAAAGCCCAATGTTAACTTTGAACTTCAAAAAGTTGGACAGGCGAGCATCCGATCTTGGTAGTTATGTTATTCGCCAAAATCCAACAACTAAAGCGCTCACCGCTAGACATTCGATATATGGATCGGAGATATTTAAGCGTCTACGAAAACCGAAGGCATCAACCGGGAATGAAAATGAAGATGTTGGAGAGAAAATAGCTAGCAAGGCTCTTATGAACACGAACATCTTCAACGACAAGAACAAAGACTTTAAGATCAAAGTCGGTAAATTGACCTGTATGAATTGTGGTCATAAGTTATTTGTTGTCGATGATGTTG tTCATTCGAATAATGAAGACGATCTTAATGAAACTTTCTCAGAATTGTTGTTAACACCTTTGAAACGGAATTTTGGATTACAG CAGGTATCTAAATCAACTGAAGACTTTTACATTGATGACGATTTCTGTGAGGATTTTGAGCTATGCGCAAATATGGAACTTGGCACACAAACTCACCTCTCTGACTTCGATTTCGATATCTTCTCTGCGGAAATTTTCAATGCATCAGAAGAAAAAACCAACCACATAGCGTAG